One stretch of Prunus persica cultivar Lovell chromosome G1, Prunus_persica_NCBIv2, whole genome shotgun sequence DNA includes these proteins:
- the LOC18791564 gene encoding peroxidase 40 yields the protein MAMKKLALFSLLLNLAIVLAIVPKTTGEGYGGGGDDECGDLLGSDLYKDICPEAEAIIFARVRLAVFQDTRMAASLLRLHFHDCFVNGCDASVLLDDTDNFVGEKTAAPNLNSLRGFEVIDAIKQELEFVCPQTVSCADILATAARDSVVVSGGPSWDVQMGRKDSLTASKALANNIIPGPNSTIGNLVAKFQNVNLSLKDMVALSGAHTMGKARCTTFAARLQDSTNPNTPEASLEFIQSLQQLCSVSDSSTLANLDLATPETFDNQYYVNLLSGEGLLPSDQNLVTGDEQTRELVETYAQDMSTFFQDFKDSMITLGRLGPFTGTKGEIRRNCRSVN from the exons ATGGCCATGAAGAAGTTGGCCTTGTTTTCACTATTGCTGAACCTTGCAATTGTTCTTGCAATCGTTCCGAAAACCACGGGTGAAGgatatggtggtggtggtgatgatgaatgTGGAGACCTCTTGGGGAGTGATTTGTACAAAGATATCTGCCCTGAGGCAGAGGCCATAATATTTGCTCGGGTCAgattggcagtgtttcaggACACGAGAATGGCAGCCTCTCTGCTTCGTCTCCATTTCCATGACTGCTTTGTTAAT GGGTGTGACGCTTCTGTGTTACTagatgacactgacaactttGTTGGTGAGAAAACTGCAGCACCAAACTTGAACTCTCTGAGAGGTTTTGAAGTGATTGATGCGATAAAACAGGAACTTGAATTTGTTTGCCCTCAAACAGTTTCCTGTGCTGACATTCTTGCAACTGCTGCCAGAGACTCTGTTGTTGTG TCCGGTGGACCAAGCTGGGATGTCCAAATGGGAAGGAAGGACAGCTTGACTGCTAGCAAAGCACTAGCAAATAACATCATCCCAGGCCCGAATTCTACCATTGGAAACCTGGTTGCCAAGTTCCAGAACGTAAACCTTAGCTTGAAGGACATGGTTGCACTCTCTG gtgcaCACACAATGGGGAAAGCCCGGTGCACCACCTTTGCTGCTCGCCTACAAGACTCCACCAACCCAAATACCCCTGAGGCGTCTCTGGAGTTCATTCAGTCACTGCAGCAGCTATGCTCAGTATCCGACAGCAGCACACTGGCAAACCTTGACCTGGCAACCCCAGAAACGTTTGATAACCAATACTACGTTAACCTACTTTCTGGGGAGGGTTTGCTTCCATCCGATCAGAATCTCGTGACCGGAGATGAGCAAACACGTGAATTGGTAGAGACCTATGCACAGGACATGTCTACCTTCTTCCAAGACTTTAAAGATTCTATGATCACACTGGGAAGGTTGGGACCATTTACTGGGACGAAGGGAGAGATTCGTCGGAACTGTCGAAGTGTCAATTAA
- the LOC18789015 gene encoding probable WRKY transcription factor 48 — protein MDGRETGELKTTIDQISMANSTVFSDEIIPGSSFASFASSGGSIFDMSDNNQRGSGFMDLLGFQDFNMPPSLFDFSSSQTTSSSSSSMMMVMMPPHHQQQQQPPLASPTSTPTAVALPERESTTSEVLNGSTAPTTPNSSSISSSSNEAAANKNEDQTTTKAQDEEADEQNQDPEKTQKQLKPKKKNQKRQREPRFAFMTKSEVDNLDDGYRWRKYGQKAVKNSPYPRSYYRCTTAACGVKKRVERSSDDPSTVVTTYEGQHTHPSPIMPRGTMGIAPLPDQPSAFSSSPFGVQQLLPHHHYQQQQQQQQPQYSYIYSSAPSLNISSPAYGGGAFNPSSFSTGLLQERYNFGSPSSSSSAVSNLLRDHGLLQDIVPQIRKEAKEEDHLHQ, from the exons ATGGATGGTAGAGAAACAGGAGAGCTAAAGACGACCATCGATCAAATTAGCATGGCGAATTCCACTGTTTTTTCCGATGAGATTATTCCAGGCAGCAGCTTTGCTTCTTTTGCATCATCGGGCGGCAGCATATTTGACATGTCTGATAATAATCAGAGAGGCTCTGGGTTCATGGACTTGCTTGGATTTCAAGACTTCAACATGCCCCCTTCTTTATTCGATTTCTCCTCTTCCCAAACGacgtcctcctcctcctcctcgatgatgatggtgatgatgccACCTCACCaccaacagcaacaacaaccaCCACTTGCCTCTCCGACCTCCACCCCTACTGCAGTTGCTCTGCCGGAGAGGGAGAGTACGACGTCGGAGGTGCTGAACGGTAGTACGGCTCCTACGACCCCCAACTCCTCTTCAATCTCTTCGTCGTCCAATGAAGCTGCTGCCAATAAGAATGAGGACCAGACGACGACCAAGGCTCAGGATGAGGAAGCTGATGAGCAGAACCAAGATCCCGAAAAAACCCAGAAACA ACTGAAGCCCAAaaagaagaaccaaaaaaggcaaagagAGCCGAGATTTGCGTTCATGACCAAGAGTGAGGTTGATAACCTAGATGATGGCTACCGATGGCGCAAGTACGGCCAAAAAGCTGTCAAAAACAGCCCTTATCCCAG GAGCTATTATCGTTGCACCACTGCCGCCTGTGGTGTGAAGAAGAGGGTGGAGAGGTCTTCCGACGACCCTTCCACTGTGGTCACAACATACGAAGGCCAGCACACCCATCCAAGCCCCATTATGCCACGTGGCACCATGGGGATTGCACCGTTGCCTGACCAGCCTTCTGCCTTCTCCTCATCTCCTTTTGGTGTTCAACAGTTATTACCTCATCATCactatcaacaacaacaacagcagcagcagccgcAGTATTCGTATATTTATAGCTCAGCCCCTTCTTTGAATATTAGCTCACCTGCTTACGGGGGTGGTGCTTTTAACCCCTCCTCATTTTCTACGGGTTTACTTCAAGAGAGATATAATTTTGGatcaccttcttcttcttcctctgcgGTTTCTAATTTGCTTAGAGACCATGGACTTCTTCAGGACATCGTGCCACAGATTCGAAAGGAGgccaaagaagaagatcatcTTCATCAATAG
- the LOC18789498 gene encoding uncharacterized protein LOC18789498, translating to MKKLYLEVAHTQDYTKFRLGFFILRSFLSFPFSFILTQPAASQPPATDSKPLSQPARHSHTPLCRRSSLSLSVVALQARFRSSKGGAGVLERPKFDQSQFDPATQLEQGGDIGRLKDKRGIGSRDSYRVLLVDDVRHTEKLDIMSSSTPSTIAPTTFQC from the exons atgaaaaagcTGTATCTAGAG GTAGCGCACACACAGGATTACACCAAATTCAGATTGGGTTTTTTCATTCTTCGTTCTTTCCTCTCCTTCCCATTTAGTTTCATACTCACTCAGCCAGCCGCCAGCCAGCCGCCAGCCACCGATTccaaacctctctctcaaccAGCACGTCACAGTCACACCCCTCTCTGCCGCCGCTCTTCTCTTAGCCTCTCAGTCGTTGCATTGCAG GCCAGGTTTAGGTCTTCCAAGGGTGGTGCTGGGGTCTTGGAGCGCCCAAAGTTTGACCAATCCCAATTTGACCCTGCTACCCAGCTTGAACAAG GAGGAGATATTGGACGACTCAAGGACAAGAGAGGTATTGGGAGTAGGGATAGTTACAGAGTTTTGCTGGTTGATGATGTTCGCCACACTGAGAAATTAG atATTATGAGTTCATCCACACCTAGCACCATAGCTCCAACTACTTTTCAATGTTAG
- the LOC18788211 gene encoding probable prefoldin subunit 3, whose amino-acid sequence MATASSSSSSGMVTERRGIPGAQFVEDVQTYLTQAGLDVNSALSFLQERLQQYKLVEMKLQAQQRDLQAKIPDIEKCLDVVATLQAKKGTGEALITDFEVSEGIYSRASIEDTDSVCLWLGANVMLEYSCEEATGLLRRNLDNAKASLEVLLADLQFLRDQVTITQVTIARVYNWDVHQRRLRQASPKDS is encoded by the exons atggcTACGGCATCATCATCGTCGTCGTCTGGGATGGTAACAGAGCGGAGAGGAATACCAGGAGCTCAGTTCGTAGAGGACGTGCAGACCTATCTCACTCAGGCAGGCCTCGACGTTAACTCTGCCCTTTCCTTTCTCCAAGAAAG ACTTCAGCAATACAAATTGGTTGAAATGAAGCTTCAAGCTCAACAAAGGGATCTACAG GCAAAGATCCCCGATATTGAGAAGTGCTTAGATGTTGTTGCTACTTTGCAAGCTAAGAAGGGTACCGGTGAG GCACTTATTACAGATTTTGAGGTATCTGAAGGGATATATTCGCGAGCTAGCATTGAGGATACTGATTCAGTGTGTTTATGGCTGGGAGCGAACGTCATGTTGGAGTATTCTTGTGAAGAG GCTACTGGTCTTCTACGAAGAAATCTAGATAATGCTAAAGCCAGTTTAGAAGTTCTTCTTGCTGATCTGCAGTTCTTGAGGGATCAAGTGACAATAACCCAG GTAACTATTGCTCGGGTGTACAACTGGGATGTTCATCAGCGCAGACTTCGACAAGCTTCCCCTAAGGACTCATGA
- the LOC18790008 gene encoding flowering time control protein FCA isoform X3, whose product MFDFFINLAANRFGRGSFAKLFVGSVPRTTTEEDIRPLFEEHGEVIEVALIKDRKTGQQQGCCFIKYATSEEADRAIRALHNQHTLPGGVGPIQVRYADGERERLGAVEYKLFVGSLNKQATEKEVEEIFSPYGRVEDVYLMRDELKQSRGCGFVKYSQRDMALAAINGLNGRYTMRGCDQPLTVRFADPKRPRSTDSRVPAFGGPGFGPRFQTPGARPVPSVGDPMNDQIPTHAWHPMSPPNLGPSPNAGIRGFGGHFLPRAGNMALPLNSGGHGGSAEGPLPGMPVSSSLTSQQSFNQSMPHVGQKISPVQKPIQSPQHLPPSLQQHPQTPASYSHTQTVRQLGQAQLSHSSGQTPFSQALPSQQFIGLGGQLSVPQPEVPKNASSATTLPAPLNINLQRHSVSSTTNQQPLSSAPPVQQPLLQPLQQSPSQLAQMLSQQTQTLQASFQSSQQAFSQLQQQLQLMQPSNQGLALHQISQATKQQQSQWTGVVPQTVASTAAATPAADVPSATSVAPVTQTTAPAKCIWTEHTSPDGYKYYYNNATGESRWEKPAEFILFEQQQQQQKASVQQAHTPSLPQNLSAQQVSHNQQLHLQSQLQPHLRTNVHLQQPSFSSSYQASQASGIIGHQNVQEFGYSQLPTTRSVGDPTHFQQGLQTAQEWMWKNKRTGA is encoded by the exons GCTGTTGTTTTATAAAATATGCAACCTCAGAAGAAGCTGATAGGGCCATTAGAGCTCTGCATAATCAACATACCCTTCCTGGg GGAGTAGGTCCTATCCAAGTCAGATATGCTGATGGGGAACGAGAACGCCTTG GTGCAGTTGAGTACAAATTGTTTGTGGGATCACTGAACAAACAAGCTACGGAAAAGGAAGTTGAGGAA ATTTTTTCACCATATGGTCGAGTAGAAGATGTTTACCTCATGCGTGATGAATTGAAGCAGAGTCGAG GATGTGGATTTGTAAAGTACTCCCAAAGAGATATGGCGTTGGCAGCTATAAATGGTCTTAATGGGCGCTATACAATGAGA GGATGTGATCAACCACTCACTGTCCGGTTTGCTGATCCTAAAAGGCCTAGGTCTACAGATTCAAG GGTTCCGGCATTCGGAGGTCCAGGTTTTGGTCCTCGATTTCAAACCCCTGGGGCGAG ACCAGTCCCCAGCGTTGGTGATCCTATGAACGACCAAATTCCAACTCATGCTTGGCATCCAATGAGTCCACCAAACTTGGGACCATCCCCCAATGCTGGGATTCGTGGCTTTGGGGGCCATTTTCTTCCTAGGGCCGGAAACATGGCGTTGCCCTTGAATTCG GGTGGCCATGGTGGCTCTGCAGAGGGTCCTCTTCCTGGGATGCCAGTTTCGTCTTCTTTAACATCACAACAG AGTTTTAACCAGTCTATGCCGCATGTCGGCCAGAAAATAtctccagtgcagaagcctaTTCAGTCACCTCAGCATTTGCCACCTTCCCTTCAACAGCACCCTCAAACTCCAGCATCatactcacacacacaaacagtAAGGCAGCTTGGCCAGGCACAACTTTCTCATTCTTCTGGTCAAACACCATTTAGTCAAGCATTACCATCACAACAGTTTATTGGCTTGGGTGGACAGTTGTCTGTCCCTCAGCCTGAGGTCCCAAAGAATGCATCTTCTGCTACAACACTACCAGCTCCTTTGAATATTAACTTACAACGCCACTCTGTGTCCTCCACAACAAATCAGCAGCCGCTTTCTTCTGCTCCTCCTGTCCAGCAACCACTGCTTCAGCCTCTTCAGCAGTCACCGTCTCAGTTAGCTCAGATGCTATCACAACAGACACAAACTCTGCAGGCAAGCTTTCAATCATCTCAGCAGGCGTTCTCCCAGCTCCAACAACAGTTGCAGCTAATGCAACCATCAAATCAGGGTTTGGCACTGCATCAGATTTCCCAGGCTACTAAACAACAACAG TCCCAGTGGACTGGGGTTGTACCACAGACAGTGGCCAGCACTGCTGCTGCCACACCAGCTGCAGATGTGCCTTCAGCCACATCTGTTGCTCCTGTAACCCAAACTACGGCTCCTGCAAAATGTATTTGGACAGAGCACACCTCCCCGGATGGATACAAGTACTATTATAATAATGCTACTGGTGAAAGCAGG TGGGAGAAACCTGCCGAGTTTATATTGTTTgagcaacagcagcagcaacaaaagGCGTCAGTTCAGCAGGCTCATACCCCATCACTCCCTCAAAATCTCTCTGCGCAGCAAGTTTCTCATAATCAACAGCTGCATCTTCAATCTCAGCTTCAACCACATCTACGAACTAACGTACATTTACAACAGCCATCTTTCTCTTCATCG TACCAGGCTTCACAGGCTTCTGGAATTATAGGTCACCAAAATGTTCAG GAATTTGGTTATTCACAATTACCCACAACTAGATCAGTTGGTGATCCTACACACTTCCAACAG GGGCTTCAAACTGCTCAGGAGTGGATGTGGAAGAATAAGCGAACAG GGGCATGA